A genomic region of Lytechinus pictus isolate F3 Inbred chromosome 2, Lp3.0, whole genome shotgun sequence contains the following coding sequences:
- the LOC129253869 gene encoding uncharacterized protein LOC129253869: MAESADGCGTFNDVDALAMEYIRNFDLSLWQLGAALKREPDMDCDGDQTMCEVFTLAQAQGQLQRCSAYPELGPAEQEFIIQHSQAHGPRSMSSSSSISSTSSDDWNTKLPSSGLCSPDNYTNTMAPMVELVQPPCPSTLAAIANTTNMSNNMSGAVMPISPCLANSVPPSPVELKPLEINWVPTDNKKPKTRNRKEKTVLPKREAIKMRMGSINESDDDEDEDSDDDDEDNSDRDSTSGSSMGGDADMLDIPKEDIFNIFTDEELVHLSVRELNRRLRGYRKDDVVRLKQKRRTLKNRGYAQSCRTKRLKQRLDLENEQLYLRTELSRLKSQLSIATQERDHYRRQLENFRASMQGAVVPESQDSAEFYL; encoded by the coding sequence ATGGCGGAGTCCGCCGACGGTTGCGGTACCTTCAACGATGTCGATGCCCTAGCAATGGAATATAtcagaaattttgatttgagtCTTTGGCAGCTTGGAGCTGCCCTGAAACGTGAGCCCGATATGGATTGCGACGGTGACCAGACGATGTGTGAGGTGTTCACGCTCGCCCAAGCTCAGGGGCAGCTTCAACGGTGTTCAGCGTACCCTGAATTGGGCCCGGCCGAACAGGAGTTCATCATCCAGCACAGCCAGGCCCATGGTCCGCGGAGTATgagcagtagcagcagtataAGCAGTACGAGTAGTGATGACTGGAACACTAAACTACCATCGTCCGGGTTGTGCTCGCCCGACAATTACACGAACACCATGGCTCCTATGGTTGAGCTTGTCCAGCCACCTTGCCCGAGCACGTTAGCAGCGATTGCCAATACCACCAATATGTCCAACAATATGTCGGGTGCTGTCATGCCCATCTCGCCTTGCCTCGCCAATAGTGTGCCACCCAGTCCAGTAGAACTCAAGCCACTTGAAATAAACTGGGTACCCACGGACAACAAGAAACCAAAAACTCgaaataggaaagaaaaaactGTGTTACCTAAACGAGAGGCGATTAAAATGCGAATGGGCTCGATCAATGAAAGCGACGACGATGAAGACgaagatagtgatgatgatgatgaagacaataGTGATCGCGATAGTACAAGTGGAAGTAGCATGGGTGGGGATGCCGACATGCTGGATATACCTAAAGAAGACATTTTTAACATATTCACCGACGAGGAGCTCGTGCACCTCAGCGTGAGGGAACTGAATCGACGACTACGAGGCTACCGAAAAGACGACGTCGTACGGTTGAAACAGAAGCGACGCACGCTGAAGAATCGTGGTTACGCGCAAAGTTGTCGAACGAAGCGTCTGAAGCAGCGACTTGATCTGGAGAACGAGCAGTTGTATCTGAGGACGGAGCTATCGAGATTGAAAAGCCAACTTTCCATCGCCACCCAGGAGCGCGACCACTACCGCAGACAACTCGAGAACTTCCGAGCCAGCATGCAGGGAGCAGTGGTGCCGGAAAGTCAAGACTCTGCAGAGTTCTATCTGTGA